One genomic segment of Paenibacillus sp. FSL H8-0332 includes these proteins:
- a CDS encoding extracellular solute-binding protein, translating into MHKTAKRSAKAAAAGVLALTLALTGCGSGNNTNTGGKNSATGGNASPAAAGDDTAPVTFSVFMNGPGQQPTPDNKILKLIKDETGITFNQEFLVGDLQQKLGVMIAGGDYPDILSGDDKLINAKAYIPLEDLIEKYAPNLKKHYGAVWNQIKDESDGHIYVLPSYGVYQGKITEPTYQGPGFWLQKGVLEEMGYPTPKTLDEYFDIIAKYKEKHPDMIGFESLNFDWRVFPLQNPPEHLSGHPNDGAVVVDNNVAQIFADKDMSKTYYKKLNDINAQGLMDKEAFVQNYDQYLAKVASGKVIGMFDQHWNFQDGEKSLISQGKLENTYIGFPLLYPGAEEWYRDRGAVGTNRGFGISINAKDPVRILKFWDKMITEDWQKTLQWGVKGEDYEVNADGSFYRTPEQRNNAEQTSWQVANKISGMFGYMPKIQGTYSDGNAADAGTQPQEFFDSLKPYDQKILKAYNKKSWSEFFKEPKENNIYFPAYSVVLKDGSPAQLAQSKLNDLMIKYLPKAIMASPAEFEGVWQDYVDRIHKLDIKAYEDRMNEGIQQRIEKWSVK; encoded by the coding sequence ATGCACAAAACGGCAAAACGTTCAGCTAAGGCCGCTGCGGCCGGTGTACTAGCACTCACACTGGCACTTACAGGCTGTGGATCAGGCAACAACACTAACACCGGAGGCAAAAATTCAGCCACTGGAGGTAACGCCAGTCCGGCAGCAGCAGGAGACGACACTGCACCCGTAACGTTCTCGGTATTCATGAATGGTCCCGGACAACAGCCAACACCTGACAATAAGATTCTGAAGCTGATCAAAGACGAGACCGGAATCACCTTCAACCAGGAATTCCTTGTCGGCGACCTGCAGCAGAAGCTCGGTGTCATGATTGCCGGAGGCGACTACCCGGACATCCTGTCGGGCGACGACAAATTAATCAACGCCAAGGCATACATTCCGCTTGAGGATCTGATTGAGAAATACGCTCCCAACCTGAAGAAGCATTACGGTGCGGTCTGGAACCAGATCAAGGATGAGAGTGACGGCCACATCTATGTACTGCCAAGCTATGGCGTCTATCAAGGTAAAATCACCGAGCCTACTTATCAGGGACCAGGCTTCTGGCTGCAAAAAGGTGTGCTTGAGGAAATGGGCTACCCTACTCCTAAGACCCTGGATGAGTATTTCGACATCATTGCCAAATATAAAGAAAAACACCCGGATATGATCGGGTTCGAATCACTCAACTTCGACTGGCGCGTGTTCCCGCTGCAGAATCCCCCAGAGCATCTGTCGGGGCATCCGAATGATGGGGCCGTTGTTGTAGATAACAATGTAGCACAGATTTTTGCCGACAAGGATATGTCCAAGACGTACTACAAGAAGCTTAATGACATCAACGCTCAAGGCTTGATGGACAAAGAAGCCTTCGTACAGAACTATGACCAGTATCTGGCCAAGGTAGCAAGCGGTAAGGTAATCGGGATGTTCGACCAGCACTGGAACTTCCAGGACGGCGAGAAATCCCTGATCTCCCAAGGCAAGCTGGAAAATACGTATATCGGCTTCCCTCTGCTCTATCCGGGTGCAGAAGAATGGTATCGTGACCGCGGAGCGGTCGGCACCAACCGCGGATTCGGAATTTCGATCAATGCCAAGGACCCTGTCCGCATTCTCAAATTCTGGGATAAGATGATTACCGAGGATTGGCAGAAGACGCTTCAATGGGGCGTGAAAGGCGAAGATTATGAAGTGAATGCAGACGGCTCCTTCTACCGTACGCCTGAGCAACGGAACAATGCAGAGCAGACCAGCTGGCAGGTTGCTAACAAAATCTCAGGGATGTTCGGTTACATGCCTAAGATTCAAGGTACGTACAGCGACGGTAACGCAGCAGATGCCGGCACACAGCCGCAGGAATTCTTCGACAGCCTGAAGCCTTACGACCAGAAGATTCTGAAAGCCTACAACAAGAAATCCTGGTCCGAATTCTTCAAAGAACCAAAAGAGAACAACATCTACTTCCCTGCGTATTCCGTCGTGCTTAAAGATGGTTCACCAGCCCAGCTCGCACAGTCCAAGCTGAATGACCTCATGATTAAATATTTGCCGAAAGCCATTATGGCCAGTCCTGCAGAGTTCGAGGGCGTATGGCAGGATTATGTGGACAGAATCCACAAGCTGGACATCAAGGCCTATGAAGACCGGATGAATGAAGGCATCCAGCAGCGCATCGAAAAATGGAGCGTTAAATAA
- a CDS encoding ABC transporter permease subunit: MSDAVLDKQVKKQKTRKSKIDPEIGVELSWKTLKTQKQLIFMSVPIALYLIIFNYVPIWGWLMAFQNYRPAVSFGQQEWVGLQQFKFLFSDDTFMLVLRNTIAMSFINLVLGTVTAIGLALLLNEIKLKFFKRAVQSISYLPHFLSMVIAAGIVSTSLSIDGGIVNVVLMKLHLIKDPIMWLSEGKYFWGIIGASNVWKEVGWGTIIYLAAITSIDPSLYEAASIDGAKRFQKMRYITLPGIKATFVILLIMNIGHILDAGFELQYLLGNGLTVDYSQTIDIFVVKYGLAMGNYSLATAAGIFKTIVSVILVFIANNVAKRLGEERLL, translated from the coding sequence ATGTCTGATGCCGTACTGGACAAACAGGTCAAAAAACAGAAGACCCGAAAAAGCAAAATCGATCCGGAAATCGGTGTGGAACTCAGCTGGAAAACACTGAAAACACAGAAGCAGCTTATTTTTATGTCTGTGCCCATTGCACTCTATCTGATTATCTTCAACTATGTTCCCATTTGGGGCTGGCTCATGGCCTTTCAGAATTACCGCCCGGCGGTGTCCTTTGGCCAGCAGGAATGGGTAGGCTTGCAGCAATTCAAATTCTTATTCTCTGATGATACTTTTATGCTGGTACTTCGCAATACCATTGCCATGAGTTTTATTAACCTTGTACTGGGTACGGTTACGGCTATCGGTCTGGCGCTGCTGCTGAATGAGATCAAGCTCAAGTTCTTCAAGCGTGCGGTTCAGTCGATTTCCTATCTGCCGCACTTTCTGTCCATGGTTATCGCTGCGGGGATTGTGTCCACTTCACTCTCCATCGATGGCGGGATTGTCAATGTCGTTCTAATGAAGCTTCACCTGATTAAAGATCCGATTATGTGGCTCAGTGAAGGGAAATACTTCTGGGGCATTATCGGGGCGTCGAACGTGTGGAAAGAGGTGGGCTGGGGCACGATCATCTATCTGGCGGCCATTACCTCCATCGATCCTTCCCTGTACGAGGCAGCTTCCATTGACGGCGCGAAACGTTTTCAAAAGATGCGTTATATCACGCTTCCGGGAATCAAGGCTACCTTCGTGATTTTGCTGATTATGAACATTGGACATATTCTGGATGCCGGCTTCGAGCTTCAATATTTGCTGGGCAACGGACTTACTGTGGACTATTCGCAAACCATTGATATCTTTGTAGTGAAGTATGGTCTGGCTATGGGTAACTACTCGCTGGCTACGGCGGCAGGGATCTTCAAAACGATTGTCAGTGTCATTCTCGTATTCATCGCAAACAATGTCGCAAAACGCCTCGGCGAAGAGCGATTACTATAG
- a CDS encoding carbohydrate ABC transporter permease codes for MKAGTKGSSRIEPVVFHTFNTIFMLFVVTVTLYPFLQTLAVSFNDGSDTLTGGIYLWPRVWTLENYRAVFISGTIYHAAFISVSRTIISTMLGVFLTTMLAYALAQPQYIFRKKIGLLFILTMYFNAGLIPNYFLIKNMGLLHNFMVYILPSLVSAFNLIIMRTYIRGLPFSLTESAKIDGAGEFRIFWKIIFPLCTPVLATVALFIAVGSWNSWFDTFLYASSDIKLSTLQYEMMKMLGSIMSANNDPSMLAGGQNNQVQSLVTPASMRSAITIVTAVPILFVYPFLQKYFVVGLNLGSVKE; via the coding sequence ATGAAAGCCGGGACCAAAGGTTCAAGCCGGATTGAGCCGGTTGTATTTCATACATTCAACACGATATTTATGCTCTTTGTGGTTACTGTCACACTTTATCCGTTCCTCCAGACGCTGGCGGTATCCTTCAATGACGGCAGTGACACGCTTACCGGGGGAATCTATCTCTGGCCCCGTGTATGGACGCTGGAGAATTACCGGGCGGTCTTTATATCAGGAACAATCTATCATGCCGCATTTATCTCGGTATCCCGTACGATTATCTCAACGATGCTTGGTGTATTCCTGACTACGATGTTGGCGTATGCACTGGCGCAGCCGCAATATATTTTCCGCAAAAAGATCGGCCTGCTGTTCATCCTGACTATGTATTTCAATGCCGGACTGATTCCGAACTACTTCCTGATCAAGAATATGGGCCTGCTGCATAACTTCATGGTCTATATCCTGCCGAGTCTGGTCAGCGCGTTCAACCTGATTATTATGCGGACGTATATCCGCGGACTTCCGTTCAGCCTTACCGAATCGGCGAAGATTGACGGGGCAGGAGAATTCAGAATTTTCTGGAAAATCATCTTCCCGCTGTGTACGCCTGTACTGGCAACTGTCGCACTCTTCATCGCGGTAGGCTCATGGAATTCCTGGTTTGACACATTCCTGTATGCCTCCTCGGATATCAAGCTTAGCACCCTGCAATACGAAATGATGAAGATGCTCGGCTCGATTATGAGTGCGAACAATGATCCTTCGATGCTTGCGGGAGGCCAGAACAATCAAGTACAGTCACTGGTTACGCCAGCTTCCATGCGTTCAGCGATTACGATCGTTACAGCGGTCCCGATTCTGTTCGTCTACCCTTTCTTGCAGAAGTATTTCGTGGTAGGATTGAACCTGGGTAGCGTAAAAGAGTAA
- a CDS encoding response regulator transcription factor: MLKVLFADDEPLMLEGLRFLVDWEKLNFEVCGEALDGEDALALIHSTRPDLVITDVRMPVIDGLELIRRTSESDCRPKFIIFSGYADFEYAKRALKYGVSNYLTKPLDENELTEALQTVTEQILKERKASSRREALSALMQEDTVSRLLMRENTEEEREQGLKTLGIAPASRLCCILVHGPAPDSLHMREQVAAMSGKEPLRSLAVYPFTAGSGKHGYLLVSPQEGPELDRALLTNWMEELRPLYPTPVFFTASLQHQGPEALNTAYHEALAAELCRPDAPGGEVAGFFEKQDKTQMAMLPAELRRSLLQSVTEGKVEHLTAQLGEVFRIFSAEVASSSWIDAFLANVKAELLREITARGGDYTQWVQKWFPSRHTASCLPLLERQIEEELCEAAEWFAAAAGGRAEDQIVSAAIEYVRGHYQEKLKLQDIAGHLHVNSAYLGQRFKKYYGSSFNDYLHEYRIEEAKKLLRRTDMGITDIASRVGYSDADVFAAKFKALNGVTPSAYKKS; encoded by the coding sequence ATGCTTAAGGTACTGTTTGCCGACGATGAGCCGCTGATGCTGGAAGGGCTTCGGTTCCTGGTAGACTGGGAGAAATTGAACTTTGAAGTGTGCGGTGAGGCGCTGGATGGGGAGGACGCGCTGGCGCTGATTCACAGCACCCGCCCTGATCTGGTTATCACCGATGTACGTATGCCGGTCATCGACGGCCTTGAGCTGATCCGAAGAACGTCTGAGAGCGATTGCCGTCCGAAGTTTATTATTTTTAGCGGCTATGCTGACTTTGAGTATGCCAAGCGGGCGCTTAAATACGGAGTATCCAATTATCTAACCAAGCCTCTGGATGAAAACGAGCTGACGGAGGCGCTGCAGACGGTCACGGAACAGATTCTTAAGGAACGCAAGGCGTCCTCACGGCGTGAAGCGCTCTCGGCGCTGATGCAGGAGGATACGGTATCCCGGCTCCTGATGCGGGAGAATACGGAGGAAGAGCGCGAGCAGGGGCTGAAGACGCTGGGGATCGCCCCCGCCTCGCGGCTATGCTGTATATTGGTCCATGGACCCGCGCCGGACAGCTTGCATATGCGCGAGCAAGTCGCCGCCATGAGCGGCAAGGAGCCGCTGCGCAGCCTTGCGGTCTATCCGTTCACCGCAGGCAGCGGGAAGCACGGATACTTGCTGGTGTCCCCGCAGGAAGGGCCGGAGCTTGACCGGGCACTGCTCACCAATTGGATGGAGGAGCTGCGGCCGCTGTATCCCACGCCTGTCTTTTTCACGGCAAGTCTTCAGCATCAGGGCCCGGAGGCGCTGAATACGGCATACCATGAGGCGCTGGCTGCTGAGCTGTGCAGGCCGGATGCCCCGGGGGGCGAGGTGGCCGGTTTCTTCGAGAAGCAGGATAAGACGCAGATGGCTATGCTTCCGGCAGAGCTGAGACGATCGCTGCTGCAATCCGTCACCGAAGGGAAGGTTGAACATCTCACTGCGCAGCTTGGCGAGGTGTTCAGGATTTTCTCGGCGGAGGTGGCTTCAAGCTCATGGATCGACGCTTTTCTGGCCAATGTCAAAGCTGAGCTGCTACGTGAAATTACCGCCAGAGGGGGAGACTATACGCAGTGGGTGCAGAAATGGTTCCCGTCCCGGCACACGGCAAGCTGTCTGCCGCTGCTTGAGCGTCAGATAGAGGAAGAGCTATGTGAGGCTGCAGAGTGGTTCGCTGCTGCTGCGGGCGGCAGGGCAGAGGATCAGATCGTGTCCGCAGCGATAGAGTATGTCCGCGGGCATTATCAGGAGAAGCTGAAGCTGCAGGATATTGCGGGGCATCTGCATGTGAACTCCGCCTACCTGGGACAACGGTTCAAGAAGTATTACGGCAGCTCCTTTAACGATTATCTGCATGAATACCGGATTGAAGAAGCGAAGAAGCTGCTGCGCCGGACCGATATGGGAATTACGGATATCGCAAGCAGAGTGGGCTATTCAGACGCCGATGTGTTCGCCGCCAAGTTCAAGGCGCTTAACGGAGTTACGCCTTCGGCATACAAGAAGAGTTAA
- a CDS encoding sensor histidine kinase — protein MKDNRKPSAFINDIPLKYKFLFIYLLCVLVPILSINALFYVQISRNVEARERENLEISVDRVVYDLMQIVNECVAISNTVAADRPYMEMMDYAYPDNEAYYDAYNDSLKDKLRQYSTLHSYISWMGIYTSNPTIQNGNSYFNLSYADKQSEWYRKISSSTGKVLLTSYQGTNPLNPPQQEVLVSLIRKLDNFTGQPYTKYLRIDLRLNNMQELFQKERDYLDFKLLDEKNRLVLASDRSFSSLDASALLNVDTSLDQPSKQIVRALSSAAYTKGWRLVGTPEGRKINHEMDRALRNSLILVLLTIILPTLLMIVIIRSYNLRVRLLYKHMKLVKYEQFESIDMYEGKDEIGGLIRSFNLMTDKIRNLINDVYKLEIQKKDLELERVRAELKYLESQVDPHFLFNTLNAILVICKKYKYEQVTDVIRNLALIMRRLLSWKDDLITVEEEVSFIEMYLQIEKFRFQNRFSYVLDIAPEVLNCRIPKMSIQALVENSCKHGLQSVKWAREIHVSASRNDTGLQIIVTDNGKGIEKEKLEWIKSHLETEEDTGQNVGLRNVYKRLKLYYNGRAEFSIESTEYERTVITIQIPGEFESGSDGGGSSCIK, from the coding sequence ATGAAGGATAACCGGAAGCCATCTGCTTTCATCAATGATATTCCGCTTAAATACAAGTTTTTGTTTATCTACTTACTGTGTGTGCTCGTCCCCATACTTAGCATCAATGCCCTCTTTTATGTACAGATCAGCCGTAATGTGGAGGCACGGGAGAGGGAGAACCTGGAGATTTCGGTAGACCGGGTAGTCTATGACCTGATGCAGATCGTGAACGAATGCGTGGCCATCAGCAATACGGTAGCTGCGGACCGGCCCTACATGGAGATGATGGATTACGCCTATCCGGATAATGAGGCTTATTATGATGCCTATAATGATTCTCTGAAGGATAAGCTGCGGCAGTACAGCACTCTCCACTCCTATATTTCCTGGATGGGCATATACACCTCTAATCCGACGATCCAGAACGGCAACAGCTACTTCAATCTGTCGTACGCGGATAAGCAGAGTGAATGGTACCGCAAAATCTCAAGCAGCACAGGTAAGGTGCTGCTCACTTCTTATCAGGGGACCAACCCGCTGAATCCGCCGCAGCAGGAGGTGCTGGTCAGCCTGATCCGCAAGCTGGATAACTTCACGGGCCAGCCCTACACCAAATATCTGAGGATTGATCTGCGGCTGAACAACATGCAGGAGCTGTTCCAGAAGGAGCGTGACTATCTGGATTTCAAGCTGCTGGATGAAAAGAACCGGCTCGTGCTGGCTTCGGACCGTTCCTTCTCCTCGCTGGATGCGAGTGCCTTGCTGAATGTGGACACCAGCCTTGACCAGCCTTCCAAGCAGATTGTCCGGGCGCTTAGCAGTGCGGCCTATACCAAGGGCTGGCGGCTGGTCGGAACTCCTGAAGGGCGTAAGATCAATCATGAGATGGACCGGGCGCTCAGGAACTCGCTGATTCTGGTCCTGCTGACGATCATCCTGCCCACTCTGCTCATGATCGTGATTATACGCTCCTACAATCTGCGGGTACGGCTGCTCTATAAGCATATGAAGCTGGTCAAATATGAGCAATTCGAGAGCATTGATATGTATGAAGGGAAGGATGAGATCGGCGGTCTGATCCGCAGCTTCAATCTGATGACCGATAAAATCCGTAATCTGATCAATGATGTCTACAAGCTGGAGATTCAGAAAAAGGATCTGGAGCTGGAACGGGTCCGGGCAGAGCTGAAATATCTGGAGAGCCAGGTAGACCCTCATTTCCTTTTCAATACGCTGAATGCGATCCTGGTCATCTGTAAGAAGTATAAATATGAACAAGTCACCGATGTCATCCGCAATCTGGCCCTGATTATGCGCAGGCTGCTGAGCTGGAAGGATGATCTGATTACGGTGGAGGAGGAGGTATCCTTCATCGAGATGTACCTGCAGATTGAGAAGTTCCGTTTCCAGAACCGGTTCTCTTATGTGCTGGATATTGCGCCTGAGGTGCTGAACTGCCGGATTCCCAAGATGAGTATACAGGCTCTGGTGGAGAATTCCTGCAAGCATGGCCTGCAGTCGGTCAAATGGGCAAGAGAAATCCACGTGTCCGCTTCTCGGAATGACACAGGTCTGCAGATTATAGTGACTGACAATGGCAAAGGAATCGAGAAAGAGAAGCTGGAATGGATCAAGTCCCATCTGGAGACAGAGGAGGATACGGGACAGAATGTCGGGCTCCGCAATGTGTATAAACGCCTCAAGCTGTACTATAACGGCAGAGCCGAATTCAGTATTGAGAGCACCGAATACGAACGTACGGTCATTACTATCCAGATTCCGGGGGAGTTTGAGTCTGGTTCCGATGGGGGAGGGAGCTCATGTATAAAGTAG